AGATCTAATTGTTTGTGATGGGCAGGGCATTGCTCATCCAAGAAGGTTTGGCTTGGCTTGCCACTTAGGAGTACTTTTAGATACACCAACGATCGGATGTGGGAAAACAAGATTAATAGGAACATTTGTGGAACCCGAATCCCAACGCGGTAGTTATTCACCTTTAATCGATAACAGTGAAGTAATTGGCAAGGTACTGAGAAGTCAAAACAATGTTAAGCCTATTTTCGTGTCAATTGGTCACCGTATCTCTTTAGAAACTTCATGTAATTGGATACTGGAACTTTCACCTAAGTATCGGTTGCCTGAAACCACTAGACAAGCTGACCATCTTGTTAAAACTACTCTAACTTAAGATTATTACTGTACACAGAATGCTAACTGGGTGAATATTCAAAACGGAAAGGTCATCACCAAGTCAGAAGGGGTCAAGAGGCAATTTTAGTCCGCTGGATGTCACAAGGGGTATACTTCCAGTGGTTTCTGATAAATCAATATGAACAAGCTAGGAGGATCGTATATGGAGAAAACGAATATGATGGCTGAATTTATCATTACCGGAGATCATTTCGAACCGAAGTTAATCACAGAACAGATTGGAATCGAACCATCAGGAACCTATATAAAATGAGAACAGATAGATGATAGAGATTTGTATCGA
Above is a window of Paenibacillus sp. E222 DNA encoding:
- the nfi gene encoding deoxyribonuclease V (cleaves DNA at apurinic or apyrimidinic sites) encodes the protein MEQILNHPWEISEKEAIVLQYRLAEKVIKQDEFTEVNYVAGVDVAYSKRSDSLIAAVVILDVNSLKPVESVVIEDKVRFPYVPGLFSFRELPPIVKAFKRIKIKPDLIVCDGQGIAHPRRFGLACHLGVLLDTPTIGCGKTRLIGTFVEPESQRGSYSPLIDNSEVIGKVLRSQNNVKPIFVSIGHRISLETSCNWILELSPKYRLPETTRQADHLVKTTLT
- a CDS encoding DUF4279 domain-containing protein — its product is MEKTNMMAEFIITGDHFEPKLITEQIGIEPSGTYIK